One window from the genome of Phycisphaerales bacterium encodes:
- a CDS encoding thioredoxin family protein gives MHTANTPATMISTRPGRAIGSIIFTVAILIAAGLLLARMGMGGGQAEAAPEFMPVTTDLSSVVLSGDQPVVAVVTADWCGPCQELKRTTLSDERVRSLLANRSQPVIIDGTDTKIAMPTLEQLGVRAFPSTVVLEDGKPVAMLEGYASADKYLAWLEQQL, from the coding sequence ATGCACACCGCCAACACGCCCGCCACCATGATCTCGACCCGGCCGGGTCGTGCGATCGGGAGCATCATCTTCACGGTCGCCATCCTCATCGCCGCGGGCCTGCTGCTGGCACGCATGGGCATGGGTGGCGGCCAGGCGGAAGCAGCGCCCGAATTCATGCCGGTGACGACCGACCTGTCCTCGGTCGTGCTCAGCGGAGACCAGCCCGTCGTCGCGGTGGTGACCGCCGATTGGTGCGGGCCTTGCCAGGAACTCAAGCGCACGACGCTCAGCGACGAACGCGTGCGGTCGCTGCTTGCCAACCGCTCCCAGCCGGTGATTATCGACGGCACCGACACGAAGATCGCGATGCCCACCCTCGAGCAGCTCGGCGTCCGGGCCTTCCCGAGCACGGTCGTGCTCGAAGATGGCAAGCCGGTCGCGATGCTCGAGGGCTACGCCAGCGCGGACAAGTACCTGGCATGGCTCGAGCAGCAGCTCTAG
- a CDS encoding MqnA/MqnD/SBP family protein has translation MTQPPTGTQQVSLTLAHSPDADDMAMWWPLTGFISPESGSNKLLRPPAIDAGRFTFTPRPEDVERLNATARSEPLDITAISAAAWPALSDLYVITDCGASFGEGYGPKLVAREDSPLHCDGCVRAQKPTIAIPGARTTAALVLRMVLGDAREETTLVEMPFQQIAPAVLYGRVGAGVLIHEAQLTYESMGLKKLLDLGAWWTERTNHPLPLGLNVVRTALDAEHGAGTVAEVSRLLSESVAHARANPEDTRAYLKLHAATRPEWHDDELLDRYLSMYVSELTASMGSTGRAALARLYEEGARHGLFDRAAEPVVV, from the coding sequence ATGACCCAGCCGCCCACCGGAACCCAGCAGGTTTCCCTCACGCTCGCCCACTCGCCCGATGCCGACGACATGGCGATGTGGTGGCCGCTGACCGGGTTCATCTCTCCAGAGAGCGGGTCGAACAAGCTGCTCCGCCCCCCCGCCATCGACGCCGGCCGCTTCACGTTTACCCCCAGGCCCGAGGACGTCGAGCGCCTCAACGCGACGGCGCGGAGCGAGCCCCTGGACATCACCGCCATCAGCGCCGCGGCGTGGCCGGCGCTGTCCGACCTCTACGTCATCACCGACTGCGGCGCGAGCTTCGGCGAGGGCTACGGGCCCAAGCTCGTGGCCCGCGAGGACTCGCCGCTGCACTGCGACGGCTGCGTCCGGGCCCAGAAGCCAACCATCGCCATCCCCGGCGCCCGCACGACCGCGGCGCTCGTGCTCAGAATGGTCCTTGGCGATGCCCGCGAGGAGACCACCCTCGTCGAGATGCCCTTCCAGCAGATCGCCCCGGCCGTGCTCTACGGCCGCGTCGGCGCGGGCGTGCTCATCCACGAGGCCCAGCTGACCTACGAGAGCATGGGCCTCAAGAAGCTGCTCGACCTGGGCGCGTGGTGGACGGAGAGAACCAACCACCCCCTGCCGCTGGGCCTCAACGTCGTCCGCACCGCGCTCGACGCCGAGCACGGCGCGGGCACCGTCGCCGAAGTTAGCCGGCTCTTGAGCGAGAGCGTCGCCCACGCCCGCGCGAACCCCGAGGACACCCGGGCCTACCTCAAGCTCCACGCCGCGACCCGCCCCGAGTGGCACGACGACGAACTCCTCGATCGCTACCTCTCGATGTACGTCAGCGAGCTGACGGCGAGCATGGGATCGACCGGCCGCGCGGCGCTCGCGAGGCTCTACGAGGAGGGCGCACGACACGGCCTGTTCGACCGCGCGGCCGAACCGGTGGTCGT
- a CDS encoding amino acid racemase has translation MPSQHVGIVAVSPEGAALTYRQFHRHATQMTLPDNRPSVTMHGEPFDQYLRAIGEQDWESVGVLLRRSAECLAAAGAQFCLTPDHVVQHAVQMAETGCPIPWLTMAQLLADQVGEDGRQSVGILGTRMVTNGSAYQTHLGLRGVKVMTPSPEEVDEVDSIIFQELVLGETREASRKRLGEIVGRLADRGAEAIVMGSSEVPLLLSSANCPLPLYDPGEIQVVTAVRMAVGPEAG, from the coding sequence TTGCCATCACAACACGTCGGGATCGTGGCCGTCAGTCCCGAAGGCGCCGCCCTCACGTACCGCCAGTTCCACCGCCACGCGACGCAGATGACCTTGCCGGACAATCGCCCCAGCGTCACGATGCACGGCGAGCCGTTCGACCAGTACCTCCGGGCCATCGGCGAGCAGGACTGGGAGAGCGTGGGCGTGCTGCTCCGCCGCTCGGCCGAGTGCCTCGCAGCCGCGGGAGCCCAATTCTGCTTGACGCCCGACCACGTGGTCCAGCATGCCGTCCAGATGGCCGAGACGGGCTGCCCCATCCCCTGGCTGACGATGGCCCAGCTGCTTGCCGATCAGGTCGGAGAAGACGGCCGCCAGAGCGTGGGCATCCTGGGCACCCGCATGGTCACCAACGGATCGGCCTATCAGACGCACCTGGGCCTGCGGGGCGTCAAGGTGATGACCCCGAGCCCCGAAGAGGTCGACGAGGTCGATTCGATCATCTTCCAGGAACTCGTGCTTGGCGAGACCCGGGAAGCCTCGCGGAAGCGGTTGGGCGAGATCGTCGGGCGTCTGGCCGATCGGGGGGCCGAGGCCATCGTGATGGGCTCAAGCGAGGTGCCGCTCCTGCTGTCGAGCGCGAACTGTCCGCTGCCGCTGTACGACCCGGGCGAGATCCAGGTGGTGACGGCCGTCCGCATGGCCGTCGGACCGGAGGCGGGTTGA
- a CDS encoding CNNM domain-containing protein, which translates to MSGGEIILWSLVALLGLMGSALASGLEMGLYSLGRLGLETRALGGDHAAMMLRTEIRRTDRLLSTLLVHNNVCNYIGVLGVSALLGAAGMGPILTLVVQSIVVTPIILVFGESLPKELFRTGADRLTYLFAPILRGLRVFYVLLGVVPLVMLAGRAMTRLIGGAGLGGSSDARQRMANILKEAGGPSGMSDEHSTLLDRALALGRGRVGDEMLSWSMAQKVHADWSHQRIRRALGPTPATTVPVTDGHGRVLGVASAISLLAGEPTEPDRLRPAVLVSPDTPSVVAIRRILAADADLAIVVQNAKPVGVVTLNDLTETLLIQ; encoded by the coding sequence GTGAGCGGCGGCGAAATCATCCTGTGGTCGCTCGTCGCGTTGCTAGGCCTCATGGGCTCGGCGCTCGCCAGCGGTCTGGAGATGGGGCTGTACTCGCTCGGCCGGCTCGGGCTGGAGACCAGGGCGCTGGGCGGCGACCACGCCGCCATGATGCTGCGCACCGAGATCCGGCGCACCGATCGGCTGCTCTCGACGCTCCTGGTTCACAACAACGTGTGCAACTACATCGGCGTGCTGGGCGTCTCGGCCCTGCTGGGCGCCGCGGGCATGGGCCCGATCCTGACGCTCGTCGTGCAATCGATCGTGGTGACACCAATCATCCTGGTCTTCGGCGAATCGCTACCCAAGGAGCTCTTCCGCACGGGCGCCGATCGACTGACCTACCTGTTCGCGCCGATCCTTCGCGGTCTGCGGGTGTTCTACGTGCTGCTGGGCGTCGTGCCGCTGGTCATGCTGGCGGGTCGAGCCATGACGAGGCTCATCGGCGGTGCGGGACTGGGCGGGTCGTCCGATGCGCGGCAACGCATGGCCAACATCCTGAAGGAAGCCGGCGGGCCCAGCGGCATGAGCGACGAGCACTCGACGCTGCTCGATCGGGCGCTCGCGCTCGGCCGCGGCCGCGTGGGCGACGAGATGCTGTCGTGGTCGATGGCCCAGAAGGTGCACGCCGACTGGTCGCACCAGCGCATCCGCCGCGCCCTCGGGCCGACCCCCGCGACGACGGTGCCCGTGACCGATGGCCACGGCCGGGTGCTGGGCGTGGCGTCGGCCATCTCGCTCCTGGCCGGCGAGCCGACCGAGCCCGATCGCCTGCGGCCGGCGGTGCTGGTCTCTCCCGATACGCCGTCGGTCGTCGCCATCCGCCGCATCCTCGCGGCCGACGCCGACCTCGCGATCGTGGTGCAGAACGCCAAGCCGGTGGGCGTCGTGACGCTCAACGACCTGACCGAGACGCTGCTGATCCAATAA
- a CDS encoding iron-sulfur cluster co-chaperone HscB C-terminal domain-containing protein — MASSPFDILGLAVSFDLDRSEIEQAYLARIATAHPDLAGQQDSADPSTLNEARATLLDPERRARAVMAIRAPQAKAPPLSPEFLAEILEVRQDAEEAMASDDEDAVARWRRWAADRRADLASELAKLLGPGDGPLDDVRAATAAGVLQQWRYFERMLEQVGVPAHAPDA; from the coding sequence ATGGCATCGAGCCCGTTTGACATCCTCGGATTGGCCGTATCGTTCGATCTTGACCGATCAGAAATCGAACAGGCTTACCTCGCCCGCATCGCCACGGCCCACCCGGATCTCGCCGGCCAGCAGGATTCGGCCGATCCTTCCACGCTCAACGAAGCTCGGGCCACGCTGCTCGATCCCGAGCGTCGGGCTCGGGCCGTTATGGCGATCCGGGCTCCGCAGGCCAAGGCCCCCCCGTTATCGCCTGAGTTCCTGGCCGAGATCCTCGAGGTCCGTCAGGACGCCGAGGAAGCGATGGCATCCGACGATGAGGACGCCGTCGCGCGATGGCGTCGGTGGGCGGCCGACCGACGGGCCGACCTGGCCAGCGAGCTTGCCAAGCTGCTCGGGCCGGGCGATGGACCTCTGGACGACGTGCGTGCGGCAACGGCCGCGGGCGTGCTCCAGCAGTGGCGGTATTTCGAGCGGATGCTCGAGCAGGTGGGCGTGCCGGCGCACGCGCCCGATGCCTGA
- a CDS encoding CNNM domain-containing protein, whose translation MTPTPDISTEPLAQGAQAAAESGGGLAVGLIVLMSGLLVASAAASGSETAMFGLTHGERVALRRQAPKAAGIIDELLAKPRRLLICVLLLNMVVNVLYFAAAALLLQTTRSPLLGVVAAVTPLVAIILFGEILAKLTADTFRTRWARIAAPLLMSVSLALGGLLMAIDALIVAPLSRLIHMAPIDAPHDATAVRTLIRAGAHGGTIDDHEQELLEGVVGLSQVRARVAMTPRLDLPAASPHMPIGDMVQLVHRTGAHRLPIFDDAGATITRILDVKSTLARGRPMLEKPIYVPENARLDRVLNQLRERKARTAVCVDEHGESTGLLDYADLLRGLVGMPIEHGETGADGIIMVGLGCWSVPGRMPVGELARLFTEHRVQDFDLPPEAVTIAGAVMASLGRLAQTGDEVDFGPVHVEVEVVSGRIIDRVLLRLSSQTLDAPEQPGGAK comes from the coding sequence ATGACACCAACGCCCGATATCTCGACCGAACCGCTGGCCCAGGGCGCTCAGGCAGCTGCCGAGAGCGGCGGCGGGCTCGCCGTCGGCCTGATCGTGCTGATGTCGGGCCTTCTGGTCGCCTCGGCCGCGGCCTCGGGCAGCGAGACGGCGATGTTCGGCCTGACCCACGGCGAGCGCGTCGCGCTGCGCCGCCAGGCACCGAAGGCGGCGGGCATCATCGATGAGCTGCTCGCCAAGCCGCGTCGGCTGCTGATCTGCGTGCTGCTGCTGAACATGGTCGTCAACGTGCTGTACTTCGCGGCGGCGGCGCTGCTGCTGCAGACCACGCGCTCGCCGTTGCTGGGCGTGGTGGCGGCCGTCACCCCGCTTGTGGCGATCATCCTGTTCGGCGAGATCCTCGCGAAGCTCACGGCGGACACCTTTCGAACGCGCTGGGCGCGGATCGCCGCCCCGCTGCTCATGTCGGTGAGCCTGGCCCTGGGCGGCCTGTTGATGGCGATCGACGCGCTCATCGTCGCGCCGCTCTCGCGCCTGATCCACATGGCGCCCATCGATGCGCCGCACGACGCGACGGCGGTGCGCACGCTCATCCGCGCGGGCGCTCATGGCGGAACGATCGACGACCATGAGCAGGAACTGCTCGAGGGCGTCGTCGGGCTGAGTCAGGTGCGTGCCCGCGTGGCGATGACGCCCAGGCTCGACCTGCCGGCCGCCTCGCCTCACATGCCCATCGGGGACATGGTCCAGCTCGTGCACCGGACCGGCGCCCACAGGCTGCCGATCTTCGACGACGCGGGCGCGACGATCACCCGCATCCTCGACGTCAAGTCGACGCTGGCCCGCGGCCGGCCGATGCTCGAGAAGCCGATCTACGTGCCCGAAAACGCACGGCTGGACCGCGTGCTCAATCAGCTCCGCGAGCGCAAGGCCCGGACGGCGGTGTGCGTCGACGAGCACGGCGAGAGCACGGGCCTGCTCGACTATGCCGACCTCTTGCGTGGGCTGGTGGGCATGCCCATCGAGCACGGCGAGACCGGTGCCGACGGCATCATCATGGTGGGCCTTGGCTGCTGGAGCGTGCCGGGGCGGATGCCCGTAGGCGAACTCGCGCGCCTGTTCACTGAGCACCGCGTGCAGGACTTCGACCTGCCTCCCGAAGCGGTGACGATCGCCGGCGCCGTCATGGCGTCGCTCGGGCGGCTCGCTCAGACGGGCGACGAGGTCGACTTCGGCCCGGTGCACGTCGAGGTCGAGGTCGTCTCCGGTCGGATCATCGACCGCGTGCTGCTCCGGCTGTCGTCCCAGACGCTCGATGCGCCCGAGCAGCCGGGGGGCGCAAAGTGA